From Betaproteobacteria bacterium, one genomic window encodes:
- the tkt gene encoding transketolase, giving the protein MATRSDLCNAIRALAMDAVQQANSGHPGMPMGMAEIAEVVWRHHLRHNPANPSWINRDRFVISNGHGSMLLYALLHLSGYDLPMAELRRFRQLNSKTPGHPEYGLTPGVETTTGPLGQGLANAVGMAIAERVLAAQFNRPGVELIDHRTYVFCGDGCLMEGISHEACSLAGTLGLGKLIGFYDDNSISIDSEKGNIRSWFSDDTPARFRAYGWNVIGPVDGHDSEAIERAVQAAQAVNDRPSLIVCKTIIAKGAPHKANTGAAHGAPLGADEVAATRANIGWSYPPFEIPADIYADWDARERGRKLERDWQQQLSRYADEYPAEAAELRRRLAGELPADWARRSRELVQQTIAKRETVATRKASQNVLEALLPQLPELIGGSADLAASNLTMASTSKPISRGGGNYIFYGVREFGMCAIANGLALHGGLIPYVGTFLVFSDYARNALRMAALMHQRLVFVFTHDSVGLGEDGPTHQPIEHAATLRLIPRMDVWRPCDSTETAVAWIAALERRDGPTSLQLSRQNLAFNARSDETVQAIARGGYVLVDADGGKPAAILIATGSEVALAVAAREKLAAAGVPVRVVSMPSTSVFDRQDAAYRETVLLRGIPRLALEAGVPDYWRKYVGLEGDVIGIDRFGESAPGADVFKFLGFTVDNVVARTQALVGG; this is encoded by the coding sequence TCATTTCCAACGGCCACGGCTCGATGCTGCTGTACGCCCTGCTGCATCTGAGCGGGTACGATCTGCCGATGGCGGAGCTGCGCCGCTTCCGGCAGCTCAATTCGAAGACGCCCGGCCATCCGGAATACGGGCTCACACCCGGTGTCGAGACGACCACCGGGCCGCTCGGCCAGGGCCTGGCCAACGCAGTCGGGATGGCGATTGCCGAGCGCGTGCTGGCGGCGCAATTCAATCGGCCCGGTGTCGAGCTCATCGACCATCGTACGTACGTGTTCTGCGGCGACGGCTGCCTGATGGAGGGCATCTCGCACGAGGCGTGTTCGCTGGCCGGCACCCTCGGCCTCGGGAAGCTCATCGGCTTCTACGACGACAATTCGATCTCGATCGATTCCGAGAAGGGCAACATCCGCAGCTGGTTCAGCGACGACACCCCGGCCCGGTTCCGGGCCTATGGCTGGAACGTGATCGGTCCGGTGGATGGGCACGATTCTGAGGCGATCGAGCGCGCGGTCCAGGCGGCGCAGGCGGTGAACGACCGCCCTTCCCTGATCGTCTGCAAGACCATCATCGCCAAGGGCGCGCCGCACAAGGCCAACACCGGCGCCGCGCATGGCGCCCCGCTCGGCGCCGACGAAGTCGCCGCCACGCGCGCGAATATCGGCTGGTCCTACCCACCGTTCGAGATCCCGGCCGACATCTATGCCGATTGGGATGCGCGCGAACGTGGCCGCAAGCTCGAGCGCGACTGGCAGCAGCAGCTGAGCCGATACGCGGACGAGTATCCCGCCGAGGCCGCGGAGCTGCGCCGGCGGTTGGCGGGCGAGTTGCCTGCTGATTGGGCGCGACGCAGCCGCGAGCTCGTGCAACAGACCATCGCCAAGCGCGAAACCGTCGCGACGCGCAAGGCCTCGCAGAACGTGCTCGAAGCCCTGTTGCCGCAGCTGCCGGAGCTGATCGGCGGATCGGCCGACCTGGCCGCATCCAATCTCACCATGGCCTCGACCTCCAAGCCGATCTCTCGCGGCGGCGGCAATTACATCTTCTACGGCGTGCGCGAGTTCGGCATGTGCGCGATCGCGAACGGCCTTGCCTTGCACGGCGGTCTCATCCCGTATGTCGGCACCTTCCTCGTTTTCTCCGACTACGCACGCAATGCGCTGCGCATGGCCGCGCTCATGCACCAACGCCTGGTGTTCGTCTTCACCCATGATTCGGTGGGGCTGGGCGAAGACGGTCCGACGCACCAACCGATCGAGCATGCGGCTACGTTGCGGCTGATACCGCGGATGGACGTGTGGCGGCCGTGCGACAGCACCGAAACGGCGGTGGCCTGGATTGCGGCGCTCGAGCGCCGCGACGGCCCGACCAGCCTGCAGTTGAGCCGCCAGAATCTCGCCTTCAACGCTCGCTCGGACGAAACCGTGCAAGCGATTGCGCGCGGCGGCTACGTGCTCGTCGATGCCGACGGCGGCAAGCCGGCCGCGATCCTGATTGCGACCGGCTCGGAGGTCGCGCTTGCCGTCGCAGCGCGTGAAAAGCTGGCCGCGGCGGGCGTCCCGGTGCGGGTCGTATCCATGCCCTCGACCAGCGTATTCGATCGGCAAGACGCGGCTTATCGTGAAACGGTGCTCTTGCGCGGCATTCCGCGACTCGCGCTGGAGGCCGGCGTGCCCGACTACTGGCGCAAGTACGTCGGACTGGAAGGCGACGTGATCGGCATCGACCGGTTCGGCGAATCGGCGCCCGGGGCCGACGTCTTCAAATTCCTCGGCTTCACGGTAGACAACGTCGTCGCGCGCACGCAGGCACTCGTTGGCGGCTGA
- the gap gene encoding type I glyceraldehyde-3-phosphate dehydrogenase, whose amino-acid sequence MTIRVAINGYGRIGRNILRAHSESGKSHPIEIVAINDLGSAETNAHLTRYDTVHGKFGGKIEVDGDAMVVNGDRIKVLAVRNPAELPWGDLKVDVVLECTGLFTTKEKAGAHLKGGAKKVIISAPGGKDVDATVVYGVNHKSLKASHTVISNASCTTNCLAPVAKVMHEKIGIVNGLMTTVHAYTNDQVLTDVYHEDLRRARSATQSMIPTKTGAAAAVGLVLPELNGKLDGFAIRVPTINVSIVDLSFVAARSTSVDEVNALMKGAAEGELKGVLGYSSGQLVSVDFNHTTESSLFDATLTKVSGNLVKCLAWYDNEWGFSNRMLDTTVALVNAK is encoded by the coding sequence ATGACCATTCGCGTTGCCATCAACGGCTATGGCCGCATCGGCCGAAACATCCTGCGTGCCCATTCCGAGTCGGGCAAATCGCATCCGATCGAGATCGTCGCCATCAACGACCTCGGTAGCGCCGAGACCAACGCCCACCTTACCCGCTACGACACGGTGCACGGCAAGTTCGGCGGCAAGATCGAGGTCGATGGCGATGCGATGGTGGTGAACGGCGATCGCATCAAGGTGCTCGCGGTGCGCAATCCCGCAGAGCTGCCGTGGGGCGATCTCAAGGTCGATGTCGTGCTGGAGTGCACCGGTCTTTTCACCACCAAGGAGAAAGCTGGCGCGCATCTGAAGGGCGGCGCGAAGAAGGTCATCATTTCGGCGCCCGGTGGCAAGGACGTCGATGCGACGGTGGTGTACGGCGTCAACCACAAGTCGCTCAAGGCGAGCCACACCGTCATCTCCAACGCTTCGTGCACGACCAACTGCCTGGCGCCGGTCGCCAAGGTGATGCACGAGAAGATCGGTATCGTCAACGGGCTCATGACGACGGTGCATGCGTATACCAACGATCAGGTGCTCACCGACGTCTATCACGAGGACCTGCGCCGCGCGCGCTCGGCCACGCAGTCGATGATCCCCACCAAGACGGGCGCCGCGGCTGCCGTCGGCCTGGTCCTGCCCGAGCTGAACGGCAAGCTCGACGGCTTTGCGATCCGGGTGCCGACGATCAACGTTTCGATCGTGGATCTCTCCTTCGTCGCCGCGCGCAGCACCAGCGTGGACGAGGTCAACGCGCTGATGAAAGGCGCCGCCGAAGGCGAGCTCAAGGGCGTTCTCGGCTACAGCTCGGGCCAACTGGTCTCGGTCGATTTCAATCACACGACCGAGTCGAGCCTTTTCGACGCGACACTTACCAAGGTCTCGGGCAACCTGGTGAAGTGCCTCGCCTGGTATGACAATGAATGGGGCTTCAGCAACCGGATGTTGGATACGACGGTTGCGTTGGTAAACGCGAAGTAG
- the pgk gene encoding phosphoglycerate kinase, giving the protein MKFLRMTDLDLKARRVFIRVDFNVPQDGAGNVTDDTRIRAALPGIRYALDAGAAVMLTSHLGRPKEGELKPEDSLEPVARRLAELLGRPVPVRRDWVDGVEVVPGEVVLLENCRVNVGEKKDSEALARKMAALCDVYVNDAFGTAHRAEATTHGIARFAKVACAGPLMAAELDALSRALGNPARPLLAIVAGSKVSTKLTILEALADKVDQLIVGGGIANTFMVAAGLPIGKSLAEADLVEAARTVMAKMKARGAAVPLPEDVVVAKRFAADAEPSARDAQAVAADDMILDIGTRTAQRYAELIGKAGTVVWNGPVGVFEFDAFAAGTRTVAQAIAESKAYSIAGGGDTVAAIAKFGITDKVSYISTGGGAFLEFLEGKTLPAVAILEARAQA; this is encoded by the coding sequence GTGAAATTCCTGCGAATGACCGACCTCGATCTCAAGGCCAGGCGGGTATTCATTCGTGTCGACTTCAACGTGCCGCAGGACGGCGCGGGCAACGTCACCGACGACACCCGCATCCGCGCTGCGCTGCCGGGAATTCGCTACGCGCTCGACGCGGGCGCAGCGGTGATGCTCACTTCGCATCTCGGCCGGCCGAAGGAAGGCGAGTTGAAGCCCGAGGATTCACTCGAGCCGGTCGCGCGGCGCCTGGCCGAACTGCTGGGGCGGCCGGTGCCTGTTCGGCGCGACTGGGTGGATGGCGTCGAAGTCGTCCCCGGTGAAGTGGTGCTGCTGGAGAACTGCCGCGTGAACGTGGGCGAGAAGAAAGACAGCGAGGCGCTCGCCCGCAAGATGGCCGCGCTGTGCGATGTCTACGTCAACGATGCTTTCGGCACCGCGCATCGTGCCGAGGCGACCACCCACGGAATCGCCAGATTCGCCAAGGTGGCGTGTGCCGGGCCGTTGATGGCCGCGGAGCTCGACGCGCTGTCGCGCGCATTAGGCAACCCGGCGCGGCCGCTACTTGCGATCGTCGCCGGCTCCAAGGTTTCGACCAAGCTCACCATTCTGGAAGCGCTCGCCGACAAAGTCGACCAGCTGATCGTCGGCGGTGGAATCGCCAACACGTTCATGGTCGCCGCCGGCCTGCCCATCGGGAAATCGCTGGCCGAGGCGGACCTGGTCGAAGCGGCGCGGACCGTGATGGCCAAAATGAAGGCGCGCGGCGCCGCGGTGCCGCTGCCCGAGGACGTCGTGGTCGCGAAACGCTTCGCCGCCGATGCCGAGCCGAGCGCCAGGGATGCGCAGGCGGTCGCGGCCGACGACATGATTCTCGACATCGGGACACGAACGGCGCAGCGCTATGCCGAGCTGATCGGCAAGGCCGGCACTGTCGTATGGAACGGTCCGGTCGGCGTGTTCGAATTCGATGCCTTCGCCGCCGGAACCCGCACGGTGGCGCAGGCGATTGCCGAGTCGAAGGCGTACTCGATCGCGGGCGGCGGCGATACGGTGGCCGCGATCGCCAAGTTCGGCATCACCGACAAGGTGTCGTACATCTCCACCGGCGGCGGCGCATTCCTCGAGTTTCTCGAGGGCAAGACCCTGCCGGCAGTCGCCATACTCGAGGCGCGCGCGCAAGCGTAG